The DNA sequence GGATGCACATCAAGCTCTATTGATACCTCGTGGCCTCTCTCAGTTAACTCGCAATAAAGACGCTGAGAAAGTGAATTAAATCTATGGCAAAGGAAGAGTATTTTCATTTAAAACATAACTCCTATAGTTGTAGTAAGCTGCACAGGCACCTTCCGAAGAAACCATACAAGAACCAAATGGATTTGAAGGTGTACAAACTTTTCCAAAAAGTTTACATTCATAAGGCAAAGCTACACCTCTAATAATTTTTCCACATATACAAGCAGGATGTTCTTTAGGCTCCGGAAGCTGAACTTTAAACCTCTCCTCCGCATCAAATTCAGAATATTTTTTCTTTATCTTCAAAGCGCTATACGGAATCATGCCTAAACCTCTCCACTCAAATTCCTTTCTCAATTCAAAAACTTCCGCTACAATCATTTGAGCTTTCACATTCCCTTCCCTTGTCACAAATCTAACATATTGATTCTCAACTTTTGCTCTTTTCTCTTCAATTTGTTTAGCAATCATATAAACAGAAATCATAATGTCCAAAGGTTCAAATCCAGATATAACAACTGGTTTCAGAAATTCCTCCGCAAAATATTCATAGGGTTTTGTCCCAATTATAGTACTTACATGACCAGGACCTATAAAACCATCTATATCAACGCTACCAACTTCTCTCATTTCGGGAGCGTTAAGTATATGTTGTATCGCTGCTGGGGTTATCACATGATTTGATACAACTGAAAGATTTTTGAGCCCAAGTTCATTTGCCTTGAGGATAAGTAAAGCTGTTTGAGGTGTTGTAGTTTCAAAACCGATTGCAAAGAAGATAACTTGTTTTTCTGGATTAGTTTGAGCTATTTTAATCGCATCAAGACAGGAGTAAAATATTCTTATATCCCCACCTTCAGCTTTTAAATTAAGTAAACTTTTTCTATCTGAACCTGGGACTCTAAGAACATCACC is a window from the Candidatus Kryptonium sp. genome containing:
- the hypD gene encoding hydrogenase formation protein HypD; the protein is MRDTKNILETFKDPDKVRSLEILIKETVEKIGKTLRIMEFCGGHTHTIMKYGIDQLLEGFIRFVHGPGCPVCVLPMQRVDLAIELAKQKDIILCTYGDVLRVPGSDRKSLLNLKAEGGDIRIFYSCLDAIKIAQTNPEKQVIFFAIGFETTTPQTALLILKANELGLKNLSVVSNHVITPAAIQHILNAPEMREVGSVDIDGFIGPGHVSTIIGTKPYEYFAEEFLKPVVISGFEPLDIMISVYMIAKQIEEKRAKVENQYVRFVTREGNVKAQMIVAEVFELRKEFEWRGLGMIPYSALKIKKKYSEFDAEERFKVQLPEPKEHPACICGKIIRGVALPYECKLFGKVCTPSNPFGSCMVSSEGACAAYYNYRSYVLNENTLPLP